A genomic segment from Aegilops tauschii subsp. strangulata cultivar AL8/78 chromosome 1, Aet v6.0, whole genome shotgun sequence encodes:
- the LOC123496904 gene encoding BTB/POZ and MATH domain-containing protein 3-like: MSFAGVSLVADGRLVQPPSGVPDTYSSTAGSGSDGWWYHQLVVQDYSRVKDMPTGVHITGRSFTAGGYRWALKFYPNGARVEDAGFISVYLVLDEDVARPVKVHRQFSLVRQVHMQELARIRATDAFDFSRRGIGSGRRRFVKKEDLEKSEHLKGDLFTIRCDFIIAEAAATFVKVGTDVTFEVGHEMFDAHRCVLATRSAVFMAELFGPTREGIPTASAIQIQDMEPNVFKALLSFIYTDSMPKMEAEGEAAAQVMWLRHLHAGADRYDLPRLKLMCEERLCGLVDLSSVTPILGLAAQHYCSRLKKACLEFLKVQSTKDLRGVMATSEWEHIAATDPSVMSELIANLILKA, translated from the exons ATGTCGTTCGCCGGGGTATCCCTTGTTGCTGACGGCAGGCTTGTGCAGCCACCTTCCGGGGTGCCGGACACCTACTCCAGCACGGCCGGCagcggcagcgacggctggtggTATCACCAGCTTGTGGTCCAAGATTACTCCCGTGTTAAGGATATGCCCACGGGAGTGCACATCACGGGCCGCTCCTTCACCGCTGGAGGCTATCGATGGGCCTTGAAGTTCTATCCCAATGGTGCCCGTGTGGAGGACGCCGGTTTTATCTCTGTTTATCTTGTCCTTGATGAGGATGTTGCGCGGCCGGTGAAGGTGCATCGGCAGTTTAGTTTGGTCCGTCAGGTTCACATGCAAGAGCTTGCACGCATCCGCGCAACCGACGCATTTGATTTCTCTAGACGTGGTATTGGTTCGGGTCGCCGTCGTTTCGTAAAAAAAGAGGACCTTGAGAAGTCAGAACATCTCAAGGGTGATCTTTTCACTATCCGGTGTGACTTCATCATTGCTGAAGCTGCTGCTACCTTTGTGAAA GTGGGCACCGACGTGACATTCGAGGTCGGCCATGAGATGTTCGACGCGCACCGGTGTGTGCTCGCGACCCGTTCTGCTGTCTTCATGGCAGAGCTTTTTGGTCCGACGAGGGAGGGCATTCCTACAGCCAGTGCCATACAGATCCAAGACATGGAGCCTAATGTGTTCAAGGCCTTGCTCAGTTTCATCTACACTGACTCAATGCCCAAGATGGAGGCGGAAGGAGAAGCCGCGGCTCAGGTTATGTGGCTGCGACACTTGCATGCTGGGGCGGACAGGTATGATCTCCCACGGCTCAAGTTGATGTGCGAAGAGAGGCTGTGTGGGCTCGTAGATTTGAGCTCGGTGACACCCATCCTTGGTCTGGCAGCGCAGCACTATTGCAGCCGACTCAAAAAGGCCTGCTTAGAGTTCCTTAAAGTCCAGTCTACTAAAGATTTGCGAGGAGTCATGGCGACCAGCGAGTGGGAGCATATAGCTGCAACTGACCCCTCTGTTATGAGCGAGCTCATCGCTAACCTTATCTTGAAAGCATAG
- the LOC141039140 gene encoding uncharacterized protein, translated as MGLDYEDATLYSGRSLCFLQIGKGDKAFADAYTCRMKRLDWPKACYRQGASLVLMKDYGKACDAIFDGLETEPGNLEIENALRSLATAAAALSISNLENVFNNAHQQIGLALYGLVWLQPLIGQRPQGGGHESMMP; from the exons ATGGGCCTTGATTACGAGGATGCGACCCTGTACTCAGGTAGGAGTCTCTGCTTTCTCCAAATTGGCAAGGGAGACAAAGCCTTTGCAGATGCTTATACTTGTAGAATGAAGCGCCTTGATTGGCCAAAGGCGTGCTATCGGCAGGGAGCATCTCTAGTGCTGATGAAG GATTATGGAAAGGCTTGTGATGCGATTTTTGATGGTTTGGAAACGGAACCAGGGAATCTTGAGATTGAGAACGCCTTACG GTCCCTGGCCACCGCCGCGGCAGCGCTGTCCATCAGCAACTTGGAGAACGTGTTCAACAACGCCCACCAGCAGATCGGGCTCGCCCTCTACGGCCTCGTCTGGCTCCAGCCCCTCATCGGCCAACGACCACAAGGAGGTGGCCATGAATCCATGATGCCGTAG